Proteins from a genomic interval of Candidatus Bealeia paramacronuclearis:
- a CDS encoding F0F1 ATP synthase subunit C — protein MDMEAARFIGAGLAVFALCGVGIGIGNIFSSLISAIARNPSSREQVFPMGILGFALTEAVALFALLIAFLILFK, from the coding sequence ATGGATATGGAAGCAGCACGTTTTATTGGGGCAGGACTCGCCGTCTTTGCGCTTTGTGGTGTCGGAATTGGAATTGGGAATATCTTCTCATCTCTCATCAGCGCAATCGCCCGGAACCCCTCCTCCCGTGAGCAAGTATTTCCTATGGGTATTTTGGGATTCGCACTCACTGAAGCGGTGGCCCTTTTCGCGCTTTTGATCGCGTTCTTGATCCTTTTCAAATAA
- a CDS encoding F0F1 ATP synthase subunit A, translating into MADPLHQFEIHTIMPLQIAGIDVSFTNSSLFMVLAVFASTLFLVGGMMKSKAIPGRWQGLSEMTYEFVASLLNENVGPKGRSYFPLIFTVFIFILMGNLLGMVPYSFTYTSHIIVTFGLAMLVFLAVTLIGIFKHGFHFFSLFFPKGAPVFMAPIIIPIEILSYLSRPVSLSVRLFANMMAGHTMLKVFAGFTVALGLFGVAPLVVNTALTAFEVMVALLQAYVFTILTCIYLHDAIHLH; encoded by the coding sequence ATGGCAGATCCGCTTCATCAATTTGAGATTCACACGATTATGCCCCTTCAGATTGCTGGCATAGATGTTTCTTTTACCAACTCGTCCCTCTTCATGGTTTTGGCTGTTTTCGCCTCCACTCTCTTTTTAGTAGGTGGTATGATGAAATCCAAGGCCATCCCAGGCCGTTGGCAGGGGCTCTCAGAGATGACATATGAATTTGTGGCGAGCCTTTTAAATGAGAATGTAGGCCCTAAAGGACGCTCCTATTTCCCTCTGATCTTCACCGTGTTCATATTCATCCTCATGGGAAATCTTTTAGGGATGGTGCCCTATTCCTTCACCTATACAAGCCATATTATCGTGACCTTTGGCCTTGCGATGCTGGTCTTTTTAGCCGTAACGTTGATTGGAATTTTCAAACATGGATTTCATTTCTTTTCACTCTTTTTCCCCAAAGGGGCCCCCGTCTTTATGGCGCCAATTATCATCCCGATTGAAATTTTATCCTACCTCTCCCGTCCTGTCAGTTTGTCGGTTCGACTATTTGCCAATATGATGGCGGGACATACCATGCTCAAGGTCTTTGCGGGATTTACAGTCGCCTTAGGCCTATTCGGCGTGGCACCCTTGGTTGTCAATACGGCCCTGACGGCATTTGAGGTCATGGTTGCACTTTTGCAAGCGTATGTTTTTACCATTCTCACATGTATTTATTTACATGATGCGATTCATCTACACTAA